Proteins from a genomic interval of Caulobacter sp. SL161:
- the hemE gene encoding uroporphyrinogen decarboxylase translates to MTSSSPILKQTPKFLSALEGQSHANPPVWFMRQAGRYLPEYRAVRATAPDFISFCFDPEKAAEVTLQPMRRFPFDASIVFADILLIPGALGQKVWFEAGEGPKLGDMPSVESMAEKAGEAGKALSLVGETLTRVRSALDPEKALIGFAGAPWTVATYMIEKGSSDRSGARTFAYQNAETLDALIQVLVDATIDYLAMQVDAGAQALKLFESWAEGLSEPLFERLVTQPHIRIIEGLRARGVTVPVIGFPRGAGTLVEDYATRTPVQGVALDTSASAKLGQTIQKTKTIQGALDPLLLRAGGDALLKRVDEMLEQWNQGPYIFNLGHGILPDTPIAHVEAVLERVTGQKVGQ, encoded by the coding sequence ATGACGTCTTCCTCTCCCATCCTAAAGCAGACACCGAAGTTTCTCTCCGCGCTGGAAGGCCAGTCGCATGCGAACCCTCCGGTGTGGTTCATGCGCCAGGCGGGCCGGTATCTGCCGGAGTATCGCGCGGTGCGCGCCACGGCGCCGGACTTCATCAGCTTCTGCTTTGATCCCGAGAAGGCGGCGGAAGTTACGCTGCAGCCTATGCGGCGGTTTCCCTTCGACGCCTCGATCGTCTTTGCGGACATCCTGCTGATCCCGGGCGCTCTGGGACAGAAGGTCTGGTTCGAAGCCGGCGAGGGCCCCAAGCTCGGCGACATGCCGTCCGTGGAGTCCATGGCCGAGAAGGCCGGAGAGGCGGGTAAGGCCCTTTCGCTGGTCGGGGAGACGCTGACCCGGGTTCGTTCGGCGCTTGATCCGGAGAAGGCCCTGATCGGCTTCGCCGGCGCGCCCTGGACCGTGGCGACCTACATGATCGAGAAGGGCTCCAGCGACCGCAGCGGCGCGCGGACCTTCGCGTATCAGAACGCTGAGACGCTGGACGCTCTGATCCAGGTTCTGGTCGATGCGACGATCGACTATCTGGCCATGCAGGTTGACGCCGGCGCTCAGGCGCTGAAGCTGTTCGAGAGCTGGGCCGAGGGCCTGTCGGAGCCGTTGTTCGAACGGCTGGTCACCCAGCCGCACATTCGGATCATCGAGGGCTTGCGTGCGCGGGGCGTCACCGTGCCGGTCATTGGTTTCCCGCGCGGGGCCGGGACCCTGGTCGAGGACTACGCTACCAGAACCCCCGTGCAGGGCGTGGCGCTGGACACCTCGGCCTCGGCCAAGCTTGGCCAGACGATCCAGAAGACCAAGACCATTCAGGGCGCGCTCGATCCGCTGTTGCTCCGCGCCGGCGGCGATGCGCTGTTGAAGCGCGTCGATGAGATGCTCGAGCAGTGGAACCAGGGTCCCTATATCTTCAACCTGGGTCACGGCATCCTGCCTGACACGCCGATCGCCCATGTCGAGGCTGTGCTCGAACGCGTGACTGGTCAGAAGGTTGGCCAATGA
- a CDS encoding Maf family protein gives MSLTPVTLASQSSARQMILKNAGVLFEAVSPGVDEDTAKAGLLAEDVTPRDVADALAEMKAVKVSTKRQGLVIGADQTLDLKGRLIDKAGSLDEARARLLELRGTTHKLHSAVVVARDGRPIWRIVESAKLSVRPFSDAWLDRYIERRGEALLWSVGCYELESEGVQLFDKIEGDYFTILGLPLVGLLDFLRLHGALTV, from the coding sequence ATGAGCCTCACCCCTGTTACGCTCGCGTCCCAGAGCTCGGCGCGTCAGATGATCCTGAAGAACGCCGGCGTCCTCTTCGAGGCCGTCAGCCCCGGGGTCGATGAGGACACCGCCAAGGCTGGACTCCTGGCCGAGGACGTTACGCCGCGCGACGTCGCCGACGCCCTGGCCGAGATGAAGGCCGTCAAGGTCTCGACCAAACGGCAAGGCCTGGTGATCGGCGCTGATCAAACCCTCGACCTGAAGGGGCGCCTGATCGACAAGGCCGGTTCGCTGGACGAAGCTCGCGCCCGCCTCCTTGAGCTGCGCGGAACGACCCATAAACTTCACTCGGCTGTGGTCGTGGCGCGGGACGGCCGGCCGATCTGGCGGATCGTCGAGAGCGCCAAGCTGTCGGTGCGTCCGTTCAGCGACGCCTGGCTCGACCGCTATATAGAGCGTCGCGGCGAGGCCTTGCTCTGGTCGGTCGGTTGTTATGAGCTGGAGAGCGAGGGCGTCCAGCTGTTCGACAAGATCGAGGGCGACTATTTCACCATCCTGGGCCTGCCTCTGGTCGGCTTGCTGGATTTCCTGCGTCTTCATGGAGCCCTGACCGTATGA
- the coaE gene encoding dephospho-CoA kinase (Dephospho-CoA kinase (CoaE) performs the final step in coenzyme A biosynthesis.), which yields MLILGLTGSIGMGKSTTSKMFQDEGVPVYDADAAVHALYASGGAAVGPVEAAFPGVVVNGAIDRAKLSAQVVGNSEALAKLEAIVHPLVGAHRIGFFEQAKAEGHEIVVLDIPLLFETGGEKRVDKVVVVSAPAEVQRERVLARPEMTPEKFEAILARQTPDADKRARADFVIDTGQGLDHARRQVRDLLTLLRTDRSA from the coding sequence ATGTTGATCCTTGGGCTGACCGGTTCGATCGGCATGGGCAAGTCGACGACCTCCAAGATGTTCCAGGACGAAGGCGTGCCCGTTTATGACGCCGACGCCGCCGTCCACGCCCTTTACGCTTCAGGCGGAGCCGCCGTGGGGCCGGTTGAGGCCGCCTTTCCCGGCGTCGTTGTGAACGGGGCGATCGACCGGGCCAAACTCAGCGCCCAGGTCGTTGGAAACTCCGAGGCGCTCGCCAAGCTGGAGGCGATCGTCCACCCGCTGGTGGGCGCCCACCGCATCGGTTTCTTTGAGCAGGCCAAGGCCGAGGGGCATGAAATTGTCGTGCTCGACATCCCGCTGCTGTTCGAAACGGGCGGCGAAAAGCGGGTCGACAAGGTGGTGGTGGTGTCGGCCCCCGCCGAGGTGCAGCGCGAGCGGGTCCTGGCCCGCCCGGAGATGACGCCGGAGAAGTTCGAGGCCATCCTGGCCCGGCAGACGCCGGACGCCGACAAGCGCGCGCGCGCCGATTTCGTGATCGACACAGGGCAAGGCCTAGACCACGCGCGCCGGCAGGTCCGCGACCTTCTGACTCTGTTGAGAACCGACCGCTCGGCTTGA
- the dnaQ gene encoding DNA polymerase III subunit epsilon produces MAREIILDTETTGFDPKTGDRLVEIGCIEVVDFMPTGRSFHEYCDPLRDMPAEAEKVHGLSSAFLTGKPKFHEIADRFLDFVGDSVVVAHNAAFDRQFVNFELEKCGKAPIHEERWVDTLAMAKKRFPGMYNSLDALCKRFKISLESRDKHGALIDAHLLAEVYLELQGGKERALELTHSTGVMAVSTAIQGVYAARSRPLAPRSTDAEREIHAAWVRKNLKDKALWIQFGVVAAEA; encoded by the coding sequence ATGGCCCGCGAGATCATCCTCGATACCGAAACGACCGGCTTCGATCCGAAGACCGGTGACCGCCTGGTCGAAATCGGCTGCATCGAGGTGGTCGACTTCATGCCGACCGGCCGCTCGTTCCACGAGTACTGTGACCCGCTGCGCGACATGCCCGCCGAGGCCGAGAAGGTTCACGGGCTGTCCAGCGCCTTCCTGACCGGCAAGCCGAAGTTCCACGAGATCGCCGATCGCTTCCTGGATTTTGTCGGCGACAGCGTCGTGGTGGCCCACAACGCCGCCTTCGACCGTCAGTTCGTCAATTTCGAGCTGGAGAAATGCGGCAAGGCCCCGATCCACGAAGAGCGCTGGGTCGACACCCTGGCCATGGCCAAGAAGCGCTTCCCGGGCATGTACAACTCGCTCGACGCGCTCTGTAAGCGGTTCAAGATCAGCCTGGAGAGCCGCGACAAGCACGGCGCCCTGATCGACGCCCACCTGCTGGCCGAGGTTTATCTGGAACTTCAGGGCGGCAAGGAACGCGCCCTTGAACTGACCCATTCGACAGGGGTCATGGCGGTCTCCACCGCGATCCAGGGCGTCTATGCCGCACGGTCACGCCCCCTGGCGCCCCGCTCCACGGACGCCGAGCGCGAGATCCACGCCGCCTGGGTTCGCAAGAACCTCAAGGACAAGGCGCTCTGGATCCAGTTCGGTGTGGTCGCTGCCGAAGCCTAG
- a CDS encoding enoyl-CoA hydratase, with the protein MAQFQTLIVEAPESAPGVTLIRLNRPEALNALNTALLGELAQALAAAQADDSVGCIVLTGSAKAFAAGADIKEMSDKTYAQMFKADFFTAGARAIEQCRKPIIAAVAGYALGGGCELAMMCDFILAADTAKFGQPEINLGVAPGIGGTQRLTRFVGKSKAMDMILTGRMMGAEEAERSGLVSRVFPADSLVDETLAIASKIASQSPLAVAMNKELVEAAYETTLTTGVALERRLFHSLFAFEDQKEGMTAFVEKRKPLFKGA; encoded by the coding sequence ATGGCCCAGTTCCAGACCCTGATCGTCGAGGCGCCGGAAAGCGCGCCGGGCGTCACCCTGATCCGCCTGAACCGGCCCGAGGCGCTCAACGCGCTCAACACCGCCCTGCTTGGCGAACTGGCTCAGGCCCTGGCGGCGGCGCAGGCCGACGACAGCGTGGGCTGCATCGTGCTGACCGGTTCGGCCAAGGCCTTCGCCGCCGGCGCCGACATCAAGGAGATGTCGGACAAGACCTATGCGCAGATGTTCAAGGCCGACTTCTTCACGGCCGGCGCCCGGGCGATCGAACAGTGCCGCAAGCCGATCATCGCCGCCGTCGCGGGCTACGCCCTGGGCGGCGGCTGCGAGCTGGCGATGATGTGCGACTTCATCCTGGCCGCCGACACCGCCAAGTTTGGCCAGCCCGAGATCAATCTGGGCGTGGCGCCCGGCATCGGCGGCACCCAGCGCCTGACCCGCTTTGTCGGCAAGTCCAAGGCCATGGACATGATCCTGACCGGCCGGATGATGGGCGCGGAGGAAGCCGAGCGCTCGGGTCTGGTGTCGCGGGTCTTCCCCGCCGACAGCCTGGTCGACGAGACCCTGGCGATCGCCTCCAAGATCGCCAGCCAATCGCCGCTGGCCGTGGCGATGAACAAGGAACTGGTCGAAGCCGCGTATGAGACGACCCTGACGACCGGCGTCGCGCTGGAGCGCCGGCTGTTCCATTCGCTGTTTGCGTTCGAGGATCAGAAGGAAGGCATGACAGCCTTCGTCGAGAAGCGTAAACCCCTGTTCAAGGGCGCGTGA
- the rpsT gene encoding 30S ribosomal protein S20, which yields MANNPGAKKAIRKIARRTEVNTARRSRVRTFLRKFEDAIAKGDVAVAKAAFVEAQSELMRAVSKGVVHPNTGSRKVSRLAARLKKLDKAAA from the coding sequence ATGGCCAATAATCCCGGCGCCAAGAAAGCGATCCGCAAGATCGCTCGCCGCACCGAAGTCAACACCGCTCGCCGCTCGCGCGTTCGCACCTTCCTGCGCAAGTTTGAAGACGCGATCGCCAAGGGTGATGTCGCCGTCGCCAAGGCGGCTTTCGTGGAAGCTCAATCCGAGCTGATGCGCGCCGTCTCCAAGGGCGTGGTTCACCCCAACACGGGCTCGCGCAAGGTCTCGCGCCTGGCCGCCCGCCTGAAGAAGCTGGACAAGGCTGCGGCCTAG
- the dnaA gene encoding chromosomal replication initiator protein DnaA, with translation MTMKGGVASQDFSAAIATACEPAANVWSKVCVALKRELGDAAFGSWIAPAMLREAATGDVVLVTSTGIARDWIRRSAWRRIGELWAAHDATGRRIDLKSRLEFEAAAGAYVEATPKAVAAEPIEIVLPVSTDAPTVVAPSAKSPRTQGLQERFTFETFVPGPANEFAHAVARRIANWADGHFNPVLFHGPYGFGKTHLLNALAWEAMRNAPEKRVVYLTAERFLSTFVRAVMDRQTAAFKEELRAADLLIIDDVHFIAGKQSTQEELFHTLTALVGEGGRVVFSADRPPSAMTEMDAHLRSHLSAGLVCGLEPADRNLRLGILERKIQTLGAAHGFEPSMRPEVMQFLADRFTDSVRELEGALNTLSARAGEGLSRMTLDEVQAILRPHLRSGEKRITIDDIQKATAEHYGMKQADLLSERRNRAVARPRQAAMWLAKQLTTRSLPDIGRRFGGRDHTTVLHAVRRIEALRAEDSALSHDLETLTRKLRG, from the coding sequence ATGACCATGAAGGGCGGGGTTGCCAGCCAGGACTTCTCGGCGGCGATCGCGACGGCTTGTGAGCCGGCGGCGAACGTCTGGTCGAAGGTTTGTGTGGCTTTGAAGCGTGAGCTGGGTGACGCGGCCTTCGGGTCGTGGATCGCGCCGGCCATGCTGCGCGAAGCCGCCACCGGCGATGTCGTCCTCGTGACGTCGACGGGCATCGCCCGCGACTGGATTCGCCGCAGCGCGTGGCGCCGGATCGGCGAACTCTGGGCCGCCCATGATGCGACAGGTCGTCGCATCGACCTGAAGTCGCGCCTCGAGTTCGAAGCGGCGGCCGGCGCCTATGTCGAGGCGACCCCCAAGGCTGTCGCCGCCGAACCGATCGAGATTGTCCTGCCCGTCTCCACTGACGCGCCGACGGTGGTCGCGCCTAGCGCCAAGTCGCCCCGCACCCAAGGCCTGCAGGAGCGCTTTACCTTCGAGACCTTCGTCCCGGGTCCCGCCAACGAGTTCGCGCACGCTGTGGCGCGTCGGATCGCCAACTGGGCGGATGGTCACTTCAATCCTGTGCTGTTCCACGGTCCCTATGGTTTCGGCAAGACGCACCTGCTGAACGCCCTGGCCTGGGAGGCCATGCGCAACGCCCCGGAAAAGCGCGTGGTCTATCTGACCGCCGAGCGCTTCCTGTCGACCTTCGTGCGCGCCGTGATGGATCGCCAGACCGCGGCCTTCAAGGAAGAGCTGCGCGCCGCTGATCTTCTGATCATCGATGACGTGCACTTTATCGCCGGCAAGCAGTCGACCCAGGAAGAGCTGTTCCACACCCTGACCGCGCTGGTCGGGGAGGGCGGCCGTGTCGTGTTCTCGGCCGACCGTCCGCCGTCTGCCATGACCGAGATGGACGCCCATCTGCGCTCGCATCTGTCGGCGGGTCTGGTCTGCGGTCTCGAGCCTGCGGATCGTAACCTCCGTCTCGGCATCCTCGAGCGCAAGATCCAGACCCTGGGCGCGGCCCACGGCTTTGAACCCAGCATGCGCCCTGAGGTCATGCAGTTCCTCGCTGACCGTTTCACCGACAGCGTCCGCGAGCTGGAGGGCGCGCTAAACACCTTGTCGGCTCGCGCCGGCGAGGGCCTGTCGCGCATGACCCTGGATGAGGTGCAGGCGATCCTGCGTCCCCACCTGCGGTCGGGCGAGAAGCGCATCACCATCGACGATATCCAGAAGGCCACCGCCGAGCATTACGGCATGAAGCAGGCCGATCTGCTCAGCGAGCGCCGCAACCGCGCCGTAGCGCGCCCGCGTCAGGCCGCCATGTGGCTGGCCAAGCAGCTGACCACCCGTTCGCTGCCGGACATCGGCCGTCGCTTCGGTGGTCGCGATCACACTACCGTCCTGCACGCCGTCCGTCGGATCGAGGCCTTGCGCGCCGAGGACAGCGCGCTTAGCCACGATCTGGAGACGCTGACGCGCAAGCTGCGGGGCTAG
- a CDS encoding alpha-ketoglutarate-dependent dioxygenase AlkB has product MIAKPLTVVPGFDVWPGLLDISAQRALVEAVQAGAEQAPFSNYGTAYGKSMSVAMTALGSLGWTSDAHGYRYVDRHPETGRAWPDMPPALLDLWTVLGDPETPPDSCLVNLYRDGARMGLHQDRDEADPVFPVLSISLGDTAIFRIGGVYRKDPTRSLRLASGDVCRLSGPARLAFHGVDRILPGSSSLVPGGGRINLTLRRARTA; this is encoded by the coding sequence ATGATCGCCAAGCCTCTCACCGTTGTCCCCGGCTTTGACGTATGGCCGGGCCTGCTGGATATCTCGGCGCAGCGCGCCTTGGTCGAGGCGGTGCAAGCGGGCGCCGAGCAGGCGCCCTTTTCGAACTATGGGACCGCCTACGGAAAGTCGATGAGCGTTGCGATGACAGCGCTTGGGTCGCTGGGCTGGACCAGCGACGCGCATGGCTATCGGTATGTCGATCGTCATCCCGAAACGGGCCGAGCCTGGCCCGACATGCCGCCGGCCCTCCTCGACCTCTGGACAGTGCTCGGCGACCCGGAAACCCCGCCGGATTCCTGTCTGGTCAACCTCTACCGCGACGGGGCGCGCATGGGTCTGCATCAGGACCGTGACGAAGCCGATCCCGTTTTCCCTGTGCTGTCGATCTCGCTGGGCGACACGGCGATCTTCCGGATCGGCGGCGTCTACCGCAAGGACCCGACAAGAAGCCTTCGCTTGGCGTCGGGCGACGTCTGTCGCCTCTCGGGCCCGGCGCGCCTGGCCTTCCACGGCGTCGACCGGATCCTGCCCGGATCCTCGTCCCTGGTCCCCGGCGGCGGCCGGATCAATCTGACTCTGCGACGGGCGCGAACGGCCTGA